A segment of the Nitrospina gracilis 3/211 genome:
GCACTTCGTCCCAGCCTTCGCCGATGCGCTTGAGGTTCTGTTCAATCATTCCATTTTTTTCACTGCGCTGGCTGCGGAGGCCGTCGATGTCCTTCAGAATATTGCTCACCGACTGGTGTGACTGGATGAGCTGTTTCACCTCCGTCTCCAACTGCAACAACGCGTCGTTGATCTCGATATCATCCCGTGCCTTTTGCAGGCGTTCGACTTCCTGCTGAGCTTCATCGTGCTGTTTTTTGAGCGACGCCCATTCCCTCCGAAGTGCATGAAACTGCTCCACCACCGGTTCGCCGAGGTCCGGCACACCGTGCATCGCTTCAAGAGCATTTTCCGAGTCCACCCAGTCCACAAACCGGGGATAGACCTCGCGCAACGCCTTCAATCTCTGCGCCCGGTGCCGGGATTCAGCCAGGGGTTCTTCGAGCGCCATGCGTTGCCGTGTGAGGGATTCGATTTCCATGTGCAGGGCGTCGTACTGCACGAGGTCCTTCTGCATTTCCTGAATTTCCTTTTCGCGCCTTTTGATTTCGGCGGTGAGGGCGTTGATGGTCTGCGTCTTTCCCCGTTGCCTGAACAAACCGTCGCGCCGTTCAGCCAAAGCCCTCTTCACTTCTGCGAGCGACACCGGGCCCAGTCCCAGTCCCGCACCGACGATGCGTTGTTTCACTTCCTCGTCCTTCACAAAATCCAGTTGCTGCAATTCTTCGATGGTGAAGGCATACGTGTTTTTAAACAACCCGGCGGGGATGTATCCCAGAAACGGATTGAGGTTCTGCTGATCGCCCGCTTTGCGAGATGGCGTGGTGACACTGACCTGCGTTTTCTGTTTGCTTTGGACACTGCGCAGAATCGTCACACCCTCACCGCCTGCCGATTCGCACTCCAGCAACCCCTCCTGCTTTCCGCCGTCCTCCGGAGCATAGTGATCCGCATACATCGCGCCTTCACCGAACAACGCCCAGCGCACGAACTGAAGGAGCGTCGTCTTGCCCGCTTCGTTTTCCCCATACAGCAGGTTGAGGCCGGAACGCAATCCGGTGACGGACGTGTCCCTGAAGGCGCCGAATCGTTTGATGTGCAATGCACGCAGTTGCATGGTTTATTCCCGGCCTCCGTCAGTCTTCGTCCGCCAGCAGGTGATCCAGCGTCAG
Coding sequences within it:
- a CDS encoding AAA family ATPase, translated to MQLRALHIKRFGAFRDTSVTGLRSGLNLLYGENEAGKTTLLQFVRWALFGEGAMYADHYAPEDGGKQEGLLECESAGGEGVTILRSVQSKQKTQVSVTTPSRKAGDQQNLNPFLGYIPAGLFKNTYAFTIEELQQLDFVKDEEVKQRIVGAGLGLGPVSLAEVKRALAERRDGLFRQRGKTQTINALTAEIKRREKEIQEMQKDLVQYDALHMEIESLTRQRMALEEPLAESRHRAQRLKALREVYPRFVDWVDSENALEAMHGVPDLGEPVVEQFHALRREWASLKKQHDEAQQEVERLQKARDDIEINDALLQLETEVKQLIQSHQSVSNILKDIDGLRSQRSEKNGMIEQNLKRIGEGWDEVRLRSFQKIDELQARARNHRADLETAIEKLSKAQTLLDAHREHRAREGGRPSVPAGWMV